One window of Phalacrocorax carbo chromosome 1, bPhaCar2.1, whole genome shotgun sequence genomic DNA carries:
- the LOC135315327 gene encoding killer cell lectin-like receptor subfamily G member 1 yields MSDSHSRCPEQWIAYRWSCYTFSKEKKDWHSSQKSCWAQGADLLVISDTSEMDLFKSIQTGCFWIGLRNSTGSGWIWEDGSVFSGTKVLSNSPVQHCVVLMKDHFQASSCEYSAPWICEKSLR; encoded by the exons ATGA GTGACTCCCACTCACGCTGCCCTGAGCAGTGGATAGCCTACAGATGGAGCTGCTACACCTTCTCCAAGGAGAAGAAGGACTGGCACTCCAGCCAGAAATCCTGctgggcacagggagctgaTCTCCTGGTGATCAGCGATACCAGTGAAATG GACCTGTTCAAGAGTATTCAAACAGGGTGTTTCTGGATTGGACTGAGGAACAGCACAGGCTCTGGCTGGATTTGGGAAGATGGCTCTGTATTCAGTGGCACCAA GGTCCTCTCTAACAGCCCAGTGCAACACTGTGTTGTCCTGATGAAAGATCACTTTCAGGCCTCCAGCTGTGAATACTCTGCTCCATGGATCTGTGAGAAATCTCTTAGATGA
- the LOC135311492 gene encoding histone H2A-beta, sperm-like: MSGAEEVCTMPECEREPEATCSGGPTNISEAKTKKSRSSRSSRAGLLFPVSRVDRQLRRGHFAERFGAKAPVYLAAVLQWVTQKTMDVAGKISKKSKQQRISPSHLQMAMQKSSVLKQLLRGGAPRRRGRAVPQRQPMASPSNKKATTTSHYCNFITTHVEEQ; the protein is encoded by the exons ATGTCTGGAGCAGAGGAGGTCTGTACAATGCCTGAGTGTGAGAGGGAGCCTGAAGCAACGTGTTCTGGGGGCCCCACCAACATCAGTGAAGCAAAGACCAAAAAGAGCCGCTCCTCCCGGTCCTCCCGGGCTGGGCTGCTCTTTCCTGTGAGCCGTGTAGACAGGCAGCTGCGCAGAGGCCACTTTGCTGAGCGCTTTGGAGCCAAGGCCCCCGTCTAcctggctgcagtgctgcagtggGTGACACAAAAGACCATGGATGTGGCTGGCAAGATTTCCAAGAAGAGCAAGCAGCAGCGCATTTCTCCATCGCACTTGCAGATGGCTATGCAAAAGAGCTCTGTGCTCAAGCAGCTCCTGCGAGGTGGTGCGCCCAGGCGCCGTGGCAGGGCTGTCCCACAAAGGCAGCCCATGGCCTCACCATCCAACAAGAAGGCGACAACCACAA GCCACTACTGCAACTTCATCACCACCCACGTGGAAGAGCAGTAA